One segment of Planctomycetia bacterium DNA contains the following:
- a CDS encoding CIA30 family protein encodes MKAITLPLLLSLLLMQAVTERALTPLLDFAGPAAAEQWQAVNDGVMGGVSDGRFRLTADKTLEFFGTLSLENNGGFASVRTTPTALGITAGDTLVVRVKGDGREYVLNIYTKSRRMAFSYRAPLPTVQDQWTEVEIPLADLIPTAFGRRVQGMGPVEPDQVNGLGFMLSDKQPGRFRMQVEWVKVIRAKK; translated from the coding sequence ATGAAAGCGATCACACTCCCCCTGCTGCTGTCCCTGCTGCTCATGCAGGCGGTCACGGAACGGGCCCTCACGCCGCTGCTGGACTTCGCCGGCCCCGCGGCCGCCGAACAGTGGCAGGCCGTGAATGACGGCGTGATGGGCGGCGTTTCGGACGGCCGGTTCAGGCTCACCGCAGACAAGACCCTGGAGTTCTTCGGCACGCTGTCGCTGGAGAACAACGGTGGCTTCGCGTCGGTCCGAACCACACCCACGGCACTCGGCATCACAGCCGGCGACACGCTCGTCGTCCGGGTGAAGGGTGACGGGCGCGAGTACGTGCTCAACATCTACACGAAGAGCCGGCGCATGGCGTTCTCGTACCGGGCCCCGCTGCCGACCGTGCAGGACCAGTGGACCGAGGTCGAGATCCCGCTTGCAGACTTGATCCCCACGGCGTTCGGCAGGCGGGTCCAGGGCATGGGGCCGGTCGAGCCGGACCAGGTCAACGGGCTGGGCTTCATGCTCAGCGACAAGCAGCCGGGCCGGTTCCGGATGCAGGTCGAGTGGGTGAAGGTGATCCGAGCGAAGAAATAG